CTGTAATATTATTTTCGTCAAATGTTAAAATTTCAATTCCTCGGTCGCGTAAAGGCTGCTCCGTAAAATAATATGTGTCGACATCAGAACCTTGTACGTACTCTCCAGCATCAAATAAAATTTGTGCAAGTGGACTCATGCCTGAACCTTTAATACCGGTAAAATGATAGCGTGTCATTATTGTTAAAACCCTCCTAGGATGCAACGATCCCATTGAATTAAAATATTTCAAATTCTTTATACATTATAGCACTAAATACACGGAACGATAATAGAACAACAATTCAAATTATTCTTTTTCATGTATTTTTTAGTTCTTTAGTCACCAAACTGTAAGACTAAATCCTCTTCCGTAATAAAGACGTCTCTCGGTTTACTTCCTTTTGGCTCGGAAACGTACCCTTGACGCTCTAACATATCAATTAATCTCGCCGCACGATTATAACCGATATGGTATTTACGTTGTAACAGTGAAGTAGAAGCCGAACCTTGTTCATAAACAAAACGGCATACTTCTTCAAACAGCTCATCTTGTTCTTCGATTGCTTCAGATCGTTTTAATAGTTCTTCTTGTTTGAAAATGTATTCAGGCTCCCCTTGTTCACGAACAAAATCAATAATTTCTTCGATTTCATCATCCGTTACAAATGTACCTTGAATACGTGTTGGTGCTGACATACCGTTACCTAAATATAGCATATCCCCTCGACCAAGTAAGCGCTCAGCTCCTTGTGCATCTAAAATTGTTCGTGAATCAATTTGCGATGAAACTGAGAAGGCGACACGTGTTGGGATGTTTGACTTAATTAAGCCAGTAATAACATCCACCGATGGACGTTGTGTCGCGACGATTAAGTGAATACCTGCTGCACGTGCCTTTTGCGTAATACGGCATATGCTATCCTCTACATCTTGCGGTGACATCATCATTAAATCCGCTAACTCATCAATAACTATTAATAAGTATGGCAATTTCTGCGCGTGCATGCCATTTTCATCACACATTTTATTGTATGCTTCAATTTTACGTGCACCGCTATGCATAAATAACTGATAACGTCTTTCCATTTCTTCAACTGCCCATTTTAATGCTGCTGTTGCGGCTTTTACATCGGTAATAACCGGACTTACTAGATGCGGAATATGGTTAAACGGCGCTAATTCAACCATTTTCGGGTCAATTAACATTAGCTTTAACTCATTTGGATTGGCTTTGTAAAGTAAGCTCACTAAAATGGAGTTAATACAGACCGATTTTCCTGAGCCTGTAGCCCCCGCGATTAATCCATGTGGCATTTTTCGTAAGTCAATTGTAACTGGCTTCCCTGTTAAATCTAATCCTAGTGCCGCTTCTAATGGCGAATCTGAGTTGCGGAATGATTCAGAATCTGTCACTTCCGAAAGCCTTACAGAACGAGAAATACGGTTTGGAATTTCAATACCGATTGAGCGTTTCCCTGGGATTGGTGCATCAATACGGATGTCCTTTGCAGCAAGAGCTAATTTTATATCGTCCGCTAAATTACGCACTTTACTTACTTTCGTGCCTTGACCAACTGTAATTTCAAATTGTGTAACGGCTGGTCCCTGTACGATTGACTCAATATTCGCTTGAATTTGGAAATACGACAATGCTTCAACTAAATTTTCACCTTGTTCGTCCATCCAATCACGGTCTTCTATCATTTCCTCTGGCGGCACTAAATAATCTAGTGGTGGTTTAACATATGGTATGCGTTTTTTAATTGGCTCGATCATTGGTTGTTCTTCAATAATGGGCTCTTCTTCTACTGTTGAAGCTGATTCATGTTCATCTTGTACTATGTCTACAGATGTGGGTAGTTGTATTTCGTCCTCAATTACAACCTGTTGTTCATCTTGTTCATCTTGTTCATCTTGTTCATCTTGTTCATCTTGTTCATCTTGTTCATCTTGTTCATCTTGTTCATCTTGTTCATCTTGTTCATCTTGTTCATCTTGTTCATCTTGTCCATGCTGCTCTAACTCTTCTTTGCTAGTTTCACGATCTAACAGTCCAATTGCTGTTGTTTGTGGTTGTTGGTCTAGCTCAGTTAACGCTCCTACAGTTTGTTCGAATGCTTGTGGCATCAATATCACTGGGGCTTCCGTTTCAATTTCTGACTGTTTTTCAAATTGAATTGGTTGTTCCTGTTGAACAGCGTTTTCCACGTGAGTTTCTTCTGTAATAGCTTGCGGTTGATCTTCAGTTATTTGTAGAACTTCCTCAATAATCTTCTCTACTACTGTATCTTGTTCAAAAAGTTTTGGTTCTTCGATTGCCTCTTCAACATCAGATTGTTTGAATTGCTGTGCAACAAATTGCTTTGTTAATAGCTTCTGTTTATCTGATTTTAACATCAAGACATTAAACGGTAAGCGACTTCCTGTAGGCTCTGGTTGCACTTGCAATGAATTTACTTGCTGTGCTTGCTCAATAATTTTGTCTTGCTCCTTCTGAGGTAGTTGCTCCACATTTAGCTGCCCAATATGAATCGTAGAATTTTCAATCGTGACATGCTTTACCTGCACATCATTTAAAGCCTCTTCTACTGTAGACTCTTGAGGTACTTGTTTATCCTCTGCCAATAATATCACTGGTGGCTCAGCTTCTTCAGGTAGTGGCTCGAGAATTGCGATGTCACTTTCTACCGCAACTGGTTCATCTTCAAATAAAATTGGTTCTAAAGCTTGAATTTCGATTTCTTCAGCAATTGCTGGTTCCATATTTGTTGCGACAGGTTGGTTTTGTTCGATATCTGCAGCTTCTAACACTGCTATCCGCTCGATTGTAGTAGCAATTTCTTCGACAATCACTTCATTCGACGGCGCATCTTGTACAATTGGCTCAATTGGTTTAGGAGGCAGAATATCTTCCACAACTTCTGATGCAGCTACCTCATGTTGTACTTGTTCATCAATAGGTTGAGGTTGTTTTAAGTTTTGTTGTTGGCCATGTTGCTTTTCGATTAACTGCTCAATCGGTGTCGGTTTCAAAAATCCATGCACCGGTGATGGTACGTCAGTTGGAACAAAGCGTTTACGATTTTCTAACGGATTGACGAATTCCCTGTTGATGTTTGAATCTTCCCGCATAGGATTTTTTGTTAATATTTGTCGTTCTTCCTTCGTCACAGGAACATTACGTACCTGCTCTGGTGTACGAATAACATTCGAATGTCCCTTACCTTTTCGGCGACGCTCTAATAAATCACGAATGCCGGAAACCTCAACTTCTAATATTTCATTTGTTGGTCTCTTTTGTAAATGATTCGGTAGTGATAATTGTGCTCGATCCTCATCGTAATAGCTTGTCGTTTGTGGCTCGACATGTTGCTGCTGTGATTGTGTCTCATATTCGTCATCAATTAATGGAAAACGAAATGTCTTTTTTGGCTGCTGCGGCTCTTCGTAAAAATCTTGCTGTCTCTGACTAATTTGTTGAGCTGGTTGCTCGACTTCCTCAAGGTATTCCTCATAATAATCTTCATTTTCATCCAATTTAAATAATTTATTAAATTGATTTTTAACCCAACTCATTTATTTCACTTCTTTCTATCAAAACATTGCCTTACAAATAGTTTATTTGTATCGGTCTTTCATAAAATACGTCAAAAAAATATATTTCGTACTACCTAGTGCGAAATGCTATTTTTTCTAATGTAGATTTCATTGAAATAATTTATACTTTTTTATCCACTAAAAATATGTATACCTCAAAAGCATATCATATTTATTGCATAAATGCGCACATCACAATGTTTTTTCAAGGCAAAATAAAAAGTCAGTACGAAAGACTACGCTACGTACTGACTATTGTTTCAATTATCGAGTTGGTACTGTAAATGCACTACCTACTTCAGCAGTTTCTTCTAATACTAAAATCCCTTTTACTTCTGGTGCGCCTGGAATTGCTAGCTCACGCGCTGAACAAAGCATACCGAATGAATCTTCGCCACGTAAGTTACCTTCTTTAATTAATAAACCTGATGGCATCACTGCACCTACTTTTGCTACCACTACTTTTTGACCTGCATCTACGTTTGGTGCACCACATACAATTTGTAATGTTTCTTCACCAACGTTTACTTTACAAACGCTTAATTTATCTGCATTTGGGTGCTTTTCTTTTGATTCTACTAAACCTACAACAAATTTAGGTGTGAAATCTACGTCTAACGAAATTTCTACGCCGTTTTCTTTAATTGCAGCTTCTAATTTTTCTACTAATTCAGGTGTTACTTCTACGTTACCTGCTACATCAAGTGCCACGTATTTGCTCGCATTAAATAAATTGAATGCTTTTACTTCACCCGTCGCTTCTTCTTTTAAAATCGCGATGTCACCAACTCGCTCCATTTGTGTTTTTACGATTGATTCCATTGCTAATTGAACTAATAATACGTCCCCTACATGTACTTTGTTGTAAGCTACTTTCATAAATATTCTTACTCCCTTTTCTTGTTTTTCGCTAAAATAAAAATTGGTTCGAAACGACCATCTTCATATACAAATGAAAGGCTCGTAATTGGAACGGCCCCCACTGTAAAGAAGTGCATCGTCATCTGTGCTAATACATCATAACCTACATCGTTACGAATATCACCAATAATTAGTACATCTTGGTGTGGCACAGACACCGTCATTTCGCCTTCAATTTGACTGGCCATCTCTTTTAAGAAACCGTCATTTAAAATACGACTCGCATCATAGCCGTCATTATGATTTAAAAAATAATAGACATTGCCCGAAACTTCATCACGTTTGACAGAAGTCGGTAATTTTTTGACAGAAAACCGTGCCATCTCACGTACTTGCTCCGCTGTAATGTTTAATTTGGGCAGCATCGATTCATCAATTAAGCGATACGTTGTGCCTAAATCAAGTGCATAAAAAATGCGTGTTTCTGCAGTATGATCTGTTGTGACAAATGCGTGCCCCTCATTAGACTTTTTTTGGAAGGAAGTCGAACGAACAACTGGATACACTGATGCTAAGCCTTCAAAACCCTGCTCTTGCTCATGTGTCATTGCTGCAAAGGTTTGCTCAATTGTATAAACGACTTCATCGATTGCTCGTTGTTTTTTTGTTTCATATTTTGCTAAAATTTCTGCTAAAGAAATATCCATACCACGTCTAATTACTTTGTTATCGAGACGCAATTTATCATGTTTTTCATCGAATATGAATGTATAATGTGCTTCACCTAATCTTTTTTTCAGTTCCGCTACTAATTGTTTCGATTCCATGAGGTCACTCCTTTTCTATTAGAAAAACACAATTCGCGCCAAATAGCGCGAATTGATGTATTTTCTTATGTAGATTTCCTTGGAAAATGCATACAATCTTATCTACCAACACAAAACGGTCCACAACTGTGAACCGTTTTGAAATACTCTAACTATTGTAGCAAAATTTAAGTTGCATTACTTAGTTGAAAGCTTGTATTACTTAATTACTTTTACTGATTGTGCAATTTCCATCATGTATTGTAACTTTTCATCTAATTTTTTCTTGTCAGAAATCGTTGTCATTTTTACGCCGCCAACACTAACAATTAGTTCAAACTCTTCTTCATTCAATTGATTTACAGCAGAAAATCCAAATAAATCCCCTTTTTCAAACTTCTTATCTTCAATAATATTCGTCTTCGCATCTTGCTTTAAAATGTCGTAATGTAATTGGCTATTTTCGGTTTCATTTGGATTAACGAATAAAATATATGAATCTTTGCCATTAATAACTGTGTAGTTTGCTTCATCAATACCTTTTTCAATATTAAAGCCGTTTGGTAAATAAAGCTCGATATGACCCATCGACTTATTTGTTGCATTTGGTTCGTTTGTAAATACAGATTCTGCATTTTCAATCCCTGTTGCTGTTTTTTCTTCTACCGTCTTGCCACAAGCAGATAATACAAGCATACATAAAGCGGCTAACAGTATGTGACTCCATTTTCGGTACATCTTA
This portion of the Solibacillus daqui genome encodes:
- a CDS encoding DNA translocase FtsK, producing MSWVKNQFNKLFKLDENEDYYEEYLEEVEQPAQQISQRQQDFYEEPQQPKKTFRFPLIDDEYETQSQQQHVEPQTTSYYDEDRAQLSLPNHLQKRPTNEILEVEVSGIRDLLERRRKGKGHSNVIRTPEQVRNVPVTKEERQILTKNPMREDSNINREFVNPLENRKRFVPTDVPSPVHGFLKPTPIEQLIEKQHGQQQNLKQPQPIDEQVQHEVAASEVVEDILPPKPIEPIVQDAPSNEVIVEEIATTIERIAVLEAADIEQNQPVATNMEPAIAEEIEIQALEPILFEDEPVAVESDIAILEPLPEEAEPPVILLAEDKQVPQESTVEEALNDVQVKHVTIENSTIHIGQLNVEQLPQKEQDKIIEQAQQVNSLQVQPEPTGSRLPFNVLMLKSDKQKLLTKQFVAQQFKQSDVEEAIEEPKLFEQDTVVEKIIEEVLQITEDQPQAITEETHVENAVQQEQPIQFEKQSEIETEAPVILMPQAFEQTVGALTELDQQPQTTAIGLLDRETSKEELEQHGQDEQDEQDEQDEQDEQDEQDEQDEQDEQDEQDEQDEQDEQQVVIEDEIQLPTSVDIVQDEHESASTVEEEPIIEEQPMIEPIKKRIPYVKPPLDYLVPPEEMIEDRDWMDEQGENLVEALSYFQIQANIESIVQGPAVTQFEITVGQGTKVSKVRNLADDIKLALAAKDIRIDAPIPGKRSIGIEIPNRISRSVRLSEVTDSESFRNSDSPLEAALGLDLTGKPVTIDLRKMPHGLIAGATGSGKSVCINSILVSLLYKANPNELKLMLIDPKMVELAPFNHIPHLVSPVITDVKAATAALKWAVEEMERRYQLFMHSGARKIEAYNKMCDENGMHAQKLPYLLIVIDELADLMMMSPQDVEDSICRITQKARAAGIHLIVATQRPSVDVITGLIKSNIPTRVAFSVSSQIDSRTILDAQGAERLLGRGDMLYLGNGMSAPTRIQGTFVTDDEIEEIIDFVREQGEPEYIFKQEELLKRSEAIEEQDELFEEVCRFVYEQGSASTSLLQRKYHIGYNRAARLIDMLERQGYVSEPKGSKPRDVFITEEDLVLQFGD
- the ytpR gene encoding YtpR family tRNA-binding protein, with translation MKVAYNKVHVGDVLLVQLAMESIVKTQMERVGDIAILKEEATGEVKAFNLFNASKYVALDVAGNVEVTPELVEKLEAAIKENGVEISLDVDFTPKFVVGLVESKEKHPNADKLSVCKVNVGEETLQIVCGAPNVDAGQKVVVAKVGAVMPSGLLIKEGNLRGEDSFGMLCSARELAIPGAPEVKGILVLEETAEVGSAFTVPTR
- a CDS encoding DUF1444 domain-containing protein; this encodes MESKQLVAELKKRLGEAHYTFIFDEKHDKLRLDNKVIRRGMDISLAEILAKYETKKQRAIDEVVYTIEQTFAAMTHEQEQGFEGLASVYPVVRSTSFQKKSNEGHAFVTTDHTAETRIFYALDLGTTYRLIDESMLPKLNITAEQVREMARFSVKKLPTSVKRDEVSGNVYYFLNHNDGYDASRILNDGFLKEMASQIEGEMTVSVPHQDVLIIGDIRNDVGYDVLAQMTMHFFTVGAVPITSLSFVYEDGRFEPIFILAKNKKRE